TTTGTCTCATCATAGCCGGTTCTCCTTGATCAACAATATTGTGTTAACTAACTTCAATATATTATCATTTTAATTCATTGATCTATTCTTTATAATCACAATATACATTCATAAACGGGAGGATACAACACATGAATTCAGTTCAAAAATTGCGTTGGGGCATTCTTGGTAGCGCTAGCATTGCTGTGGAATCCGTCATTCCAGGCCTGCAGCAATCCGAGTTAAATGAAGTAACCGCGATTGCCAGTCGAGACGAAGATAAAGCCAAACAGACGGCCGAGAAACTTGGGATCGACAAGGCTTATGGCAGTTATGAAGCTTTGCTCGCTGATGATTCCATTGATGCCGTATATATCCCACTGCCGAATCATCTTCATCGGGAATGGACGATCCGGGCTGCTGAAGCAGGCAAACATATTTTGTGCGAAAAACCACTGGCTCTGACAGAGCAGGAAGCTCAGGAGATGGTTCAAGCATGTGCAGATGCAGGTGTGCATCTCGCGGAAGCATTCATGTACCGCCATCATCCACGTTATGAGCAGATCAGGGATATCATTGCCAGCGGTGAGATTGGTGAGATTCGTGGTATGCACAGCACATTTTCATTTAACAACTCCAATGCATCCGGCAATGTCCGCTTTCGGCGGGATTGGGGCGGAGGTGCACTGTATGATATCGGATGTTATTCCATCAGTGTAGCACGTCTGCTGCTTGGTCAAGAACCAAGTGCAGCCACTGTTATTGGCATGTTCTCCCCACAGCATGATCAAGTCGATATGATGGCTTCCGGACTGCTGGAATTCGATAATCACATCGGCGTGACGTTTGACAGCAGCATGTGGGCAGCCTTCCGCAACACATTGGAGGTATTGGGATCCGACGGTATTATTGAAGTCCCTTCGGCATTTATCAGCGGACAGGACCGCAGTTCCAACTTCTATGTAACGGCTGGTGGTGAACGCAGAGAGATTGAAGTCCCGCAAGTGAACCACTACTCTCTACAGGGAGATGATATGGCACGTGCTGTACTTCAGGGCAAGGATCTGCGCTTCGCCCCTTCCGATGCGGTAGCTAATATGAAAGTACTGGAAGCTTGCCTTCGTTCAGCGGAAGAACGTACACGAATTACACTATAATTGAGAGGATGAACTGACTTATGGAATATATCGAAATTGCTGGTACAGGTAAACGTGTCTCCAGATTGATTAAAGGAACCGATTATTTCGTGCATAATGCCTACGATAAAGCAGCTACGAACATGGATGCTTTTCTGTCGATTGGCGGTAACACTGTAGATACAGCACATATTTATTGTGGTGGACAGAGTGAAGAAGTCCTTGGTCGTTACATGAAGGAACGTGGTAACCGCGACCAGATCGTCATTCTCACCAAAGGCGCGCATCATGACCAGAATGGGCCACGTGTGAACGCTGATGCCATCCGCAGTGACTTGATGGAAAGTCTGGAGCGTCTTCAGACAGATCACGTAGAGATGTATGCCTTGCACCGCGATGATCCCAATACCCCTGTCAGTGTTATTCTTGAAGCACTGAACGAACATATTGAATCCGGCAAAATCGGCGCAATTGGCGCATCCAACTGGACCTGGCAGCGGCTCGAGGAAGCCAATGCATACGCTGCGGCAAATGGCCTGAAGGGCTTCACATTCAGCAGTCCAAATCTCAGTCTCGCCAAAGCAAACGAACCTTTCTGGGAAGGCTGTGTGTCAGCAGATGCAGAGACGCTGGCATGGCATGAGCAAACCAAACTACCATTGCTATCCTGGTCCTCCCAAGCACGTGGTTTCTTCACTGGAAGATTCACACCTGAAGTTCGGGATAACGAAGATCTGGTGCGTGTATTCTACAGTGATGATAACTGGAAACGGTTGCATCGGGCTGAACAATTGGCTAATTCCAAGAAAACAACACCAATCCAGATTGCACTTGCTTATGTATTGAATCAGACGTTCCCAACCTGTGCGCTGATCGGAGCCCAGAATCAGGCAGAACTGCTCTCCTGTGACGAAGGATCACGCATCACGCTTACTCCTGCTGAAATCGCATGGTTGGATCTGGGCAGTGATGTACCGGCTGGCATCTAAAGAAAATTAATCATTCCATCATTAATTTTGATGACTCTAAGGGGCTGATATTCCGCGATAGGGCGTAATATCAGCCTTTTCTGTTGTGTAAAAGTGATCCACTATTGTAAAACCTATTGCACAATTACCGTATCCCTGTTCACTTTTCCCCACTTGCCCGGGAACAAATAAAGAAGGACTTACCCCAGAACACTTCTCTGAAGATAAGTCCCTTATATCATAGATTAAGCCGTATAGAATGTTAGAAATTGCACTGTCATT
This Paenibacillus xylanexedens DNA region includes the following protein-coding sequences:
- a CDS encoding aldo/keto reductase; this encodes MEYIEIAGTGKRVSRLIKGTDYFVHNAYDKAATNMDAFLSIGGNTVDTAHIYCGGQSEEVLGRYMKERGNRDQIVILTKGAHHDQNGPRVNADAIRSDLMESLERLQTDHVEMYALHRDDPNTPVSVILEALNEHIESGKIGAIGASNWTWQRLEEANAYAAANGLKGFTFSSPNLSLAKANEPFWEGCVSADAETLAWHEQTKLPLLSWSSQARGFFTGRFTPEVRDNEDLVRVFYSDDNWKRLHRAEQLANSKKTTPIQIALAYVLNQTFPTCALIGAQNQAELLSCDEGSRITLTPAEIAWLDLGSDVPAGI
- a CDS encoding Gfo/Idh/MocA family protein, producing the protein MNSVQKLRWGILGSASIAVESVIPGLQQSELNEVTAIASRDEDKAKQTAEKLGIDKAYGSYEALLADDSIDAVYIPLPNHLHREWTIRAAEAGKHILCEKPLALTEQEAQEMVQACADAGVHLAEAFMYRHHPRYEQIRDIIASGEIGEIRGMHSTFSFNNSNASGNVRFRRDWGGGALYDIGCYSISVARLLLGQEPSAATVIGMFSPQHDQVDMMASGLLEFDNHIGVTFDSSMWAAFRNTLEVLGSDGIIEVPSAFISGQDRSSNFYVTAGGERREIEVPQVNHYSLQGDDMARAVLQGKDLRFAPSDAVANMKVLEACLRSAEERTRITL